In Candidatus Ozemobacteraceae bacterium, one genomic interval encodes:
- a CDS encoding aminotransferase class I/II-fold pyridoxal phosphate-dependent enzyme — MSMHPWYDSWLERKNKYARTDEPFLSADQFASIAVGIGLPNIVQKSTFSFRNVKDGAERFLGESKSGEKPFARIYTRLGNPTTEYLEKVLFRLDCQHLIDAALAADERKPTIASLVCASGMGAIACTTFALVKSGSEIISGSVYGCTDSFFRSLEKFGVKTHFVDTSDVKKVEEALARSPNAAMVYLESPDNPTLNVSDIRAISKLAEARRIPFVVDNTFATPYLQQPFRLGADIVIQSLTKYVNGHSTSVAGVVIGPWSFMGEYLFPVYKDHGPTPSPFDSWLNSQGLQTLAVRMEQICDSADELARRLEAHPRVARVWFPGLASHPQHELAKRQMRRAGGMIAFELKDGFEPAQKLMNYFAGYTTPMELAVSLGSAISYIQHPASMTHSGIPEADRLARGITQGLVRWSVGLEGVETLWAAMDEGLKLAYA, encoded by the coding sequence ATGTCGATGCATCCCTGGTATGACAGTTGGCTCGAGCGGAAAAACAAGTATGCGCGCACGGACGAGCCGTTCCTTTCGGCCGACCAGTTCGCATCTATAGCGGTTGGAATAGGTCTGCCCAATATCGTCCAGAAGTCGACGTTCAGCTTCCGGAACGTCAAGGACGGCGCCGAACGGTTCCTCGGCGAGTCGAAGAGCGGCGAGAAGCCGTTCGCCCGCATCTACACCCGTCTTGGCAACCCGACGACCGAATACCTCGAGAAAGTCCTGTTCCGACTCGACTGCCAGCACCTGATCGATGCCGCGCTGGCCGCGGACGAACGAAAGCCCACGATTGCCTCCCTGGTCTGCGCTTCGGGCATGGGTGCCATCGCCTGCACGACGTTCGCGCTCGTGAAAAGCGGCTCAGAGATCATTTCGGGAAGCGTCTACGGCTGCACCGACAGCTTTTTCCGGTCGCTCGAGAAGTTCGGAGTGAAGACGCATTTCGTCGATACCAGCGACGTGAAAAAGGTCGAAGAGGCCCTTGCTCGGAGCCCGAACGCGGCGATGGTGTATTTGGAATCGCCCGACAACCCGACCCTGAACGTATCGGATATCCGGGCTATCTCGAAACTTGCGGAAGCTCGCCGTATACCGTTTGTCGTCGACAACACGTTCGCAACGCCCTATCTGCAGCAGCCGTTCAGGCTCGGCGCAGATATCGTCATCCAGAGCCTGACGAAATATGTGAATGGCCACTCGACGTCGGTGGCAGGCGTGGTGATCGGGCCCTGGTCGTTCATGGGCGAGTATCTGTTCCCGGTTTACAAGGATCACGGCCCGACGCCGAGTCCCTTCGACTCCTGGCTGAATTCTCAGGGACTTCAGACGCTCGCCGTGCGCATGGAGCAAATCTGCGACAGTGCAGACGAGCTTGCCCGTCGCCTCGAGGCCCATCCGCGCGTTGCGCGCGTCTGGTTCCCGGGGCTGGCGTCGCATCCGCAGCACGAACTGGCGAAACGACAGATGCGCAGAGCGGGCGGCATGATCGCCTTCGAGCTCAAGGACGGTTTCGAACCGGCCCAGAAGCTGATGAACTATTTTGCTGGATATACTACTCCCATGGAACTGGCCGTCAGTCTCGGCAGTGCGATCAGCTACATCCAGCACCCGGCATCGATGACCCACTCCGGTATCCCCGAGGCCGACCGCCTCGCGCGCGGGATCACGCAGGGGCTCGTCCGCTGGTCCGTCGGCCTCGAGGGTGTCGAGACGCTGTGGGCGGCGATGGATGAAGGCCTGAAGCTTGCCTATGCATGA